Part of the Mycolicibacterium thermoresistibile genome, GCCCTGCCCCCGCCAGCCGGTGACCAGGGTGTCCACCGCCCGGATCTGGTGATCGCTGAGGTTGGCGGCGCCACCGTCGAGCAGCCACACCCGGATCACCCGGCGCCGGATCGCGGTCGGCAACCGCTCGAGCGCCCGCGCGTCCAGACCGGTGGCCGCCCCCGTCTCCCCGCCCTCCTCGCCGCCGACGACCACCCGGCGCAGTTCGCGGGCGGCCAGCTCGTCGAGGGCGTCGGTGTCCTCCCGCAGCGCGGCAGCGGTGCGGGCCAGTGCCTCGGCGACCCCGCCGCCGAGCACCTCCTCGAGCAGCGGCATCACCTCGGTGCGCAACCTGCTGCGGGTGAACCGGGGGTCGGCGTTGTGCGGGTCCTGCCACGGGGTGAGGCCGAGTTCGGCGCAGGCGGCGACGGTGACGCTTCGGCGCACCCCCAGCAGCGGGCGGTACCACGGCGGGTCGTGTGGGCGCATCCCGGCGATCGACCGGGGTCCGGAGCCGCGGCCGAGTCCGAGCAGCACCGTCTCGGCCTGATCGTCGAGGGTGTGTCCGAGCAGCACCGGGGCTTCTCCGCGGGCGGTGGACAGCGCCTCGTAGCGGGCCGTGCGGGCGGCCGCCTCCGGACCGCCGGCGGTGCCGACCTGGACCCGCAGAATCCGGGCGGCGACGCAGCCCAGCTGCAGCGCTTGTCTCCGGGCGGTCTGCGCGACCTCGGCCGAACCGGGTTGCAACTGGTGGTCGACGATCAGCGCGGTGGTGGGCTTGAGCTCGGCCGCCACCGCGGTCAGGGCCAGCGAGTCCGCACCGCCGGACAGCGCCACACACCAGCGGTCGTCGGCGCCGGCCCAGGCGCGTTCGAACGCGGCCAGCGCCGACCGCAGGGCGGCTACAGCACCCGGTCGATCCATCGGTGCGGCTCTTCGATCTCCGCCGGCAGCGGCAGGGTCTCCGGGCTCTCCCAGACCCGGTTGAACCGGTCCATGCCCACCTTCGCCACCACGTGGTCGACGAACGCCTTGCCCCGGGTGTACTGGCTGATCTTGGCGTCCACCCCGAGCAGGGCGCGCACCAGCCGTTGCAGCGGCGGCTGTCTGCGCTGCCGGCGTTCGTCGAACCGGCGCCGGATCACCGAGACGGTCGGCACGACGGCGGGGCCGACCGCGTCCATCACGTGTTCGGCGTGCCCCTCCAGCAGGGTGCCCAGCACCAGCAGCTGGTCGAGCGCCCGGCGCTGCGGTTCGGCCTGCACGGCCCGGACCAGCCCCAGCACCCCGGTGGAATTCGGTTCCGTCTCAACGTAGGTGCGCCGGTTGCGCAGGAACTCGGCCAGCCGGGCGATCACCGCGGTGGCCTCCTCGGTGACGTCCTGGGTGAGCACCGCCAGCGCCCGGGACATGTGCTCGGCCAGCCACGGGTTGGCCCGGAACTGCACCCGGTGGGTCACCTCGTGCAGACACACCCACAGCCGGAAGTCGGCCGGCACCACCCGCAACTGCCGCTCCACGGCGATCACGTTGGGGTACACCAGCAGCAGCTCGCCGCCACTCCGGGGGCCGCCCGGATCGTCCCCCGCCCTTCCGCCGTCGGCCCCGCGCTCCCGCCCGCGGGGGGCGAACGGGTCGTACTGCCCGAGGATGCCCGAGGAGATGAACGCCAGCACCGCCCCGGTCTGCGCGCCGGTCAGTTTCCCGGCGATGAATCCCGCTGCGGCCCCGCTCTTCTCACCGTTCGTGTCGGCACTGGTCGCGCCACCGGTCATCACCCGCATCGATGCGCTGGCAGCCCGGATCCACTGCGGGCGGTCCACGATGCGGGCCTCGGGGATCTCGTCGCCCTCGATCAGCCCGGTCACCTCGCGGACCGGCACCTCGGCGGTACGGGACAACTCGGCCAGCTGTTCGATCGCCTGGCGGCGGGTGTAGTCGGTGGTGGTCGGGCCGGGACGCGCCAGCCGCGCGCCGACGTCGGCGGCGAACTCCCAGTCCACGGCGCGGCCCACGGTGAGCCGGCGCTCGCTGGTCATGTCCGGCACCCGCAGGACCGCAGCACCGCGGCGACCGCGTCGAGCGCGGTGCGGCCCATCGGTCCGGCGTCGTTGGAGATCAGGGTGAAGGTCAGCACCCGCCCGCTGACCCCGGTGACGATGCCGGCCAGGGCGTTGGTGCCGGTCAGCGACCCGGTCTTGGCGCGCAGCCATCCGGTGGCGGCCCGCCCGGCCGCGGTGTCGTGGTAACGGTAGGACAGGGTGCCGCTGCCCCCGGCGACCGGCAGCATGTCGACCAGCGGCCGCAGTTCCGCGTGGTCGTCGCCGACCGCGGCGGCCAGCACCGAGTCGATGGTGTCGGCGGTGAGCCGGTCGTCGACCGACAGTCCGCTGTTGTCGAACAGTTCGGCCTTGTCGATGTCGATGCCGGCGTCGCCCAGGGTGTCGAGCACCGCCTCCACCGCGCCGGCGAAACTCTGCGGCCGGCCGGTCGCGGCGGCGACCTCCCGGCCGATCGTCTCGGCCATCACGTTGTCGCTGGCGTACATCATCACCCGCAGCCGTTCGATCAGCGGCGCGGACTCGACGGCGGCGATCTCGGTGCCGCCCCGGTAGGCCGACGGCAGCACCGTGACCGTGGCGGGGTCGACGTCCAGGGCGGCCGCCAGCGCCCGGCCGGCGTCCAGGGCCGGGGTGTGGGACCGGCGGGACTCCTCGCTGACCGGTTGGGTGCGGCCGCCGTCGAGCATCACCGGTTCGATCGGGGCGACGTCTCCGCCGTCGATGTCCAGCGGGTCCCAGCCGGGCGCGAGGGTGGGGCCGCTGTAGGCGCCGACGTCGACCTGCACCGCGGTCACCTTGATGCCGCTGCGGCGCACCTGCTGGGCCAGATCACTGATCCGGGCGGCATCGCGGTACCAGGTGTCGCGGCCGGGCGGGGCCGCCGACAGTGTGGGGTCGCCGCCGCCGCGCAGGATCACCAACCCCGGTGACCTGCGTTGATCGGCGGCCAGCACGGTGGTTTTCACGGTGGCGTCGCGGTCCAGCGTCAACAGGGCGGCCGCGGCGGTCAGCACCTTGTTGGTGGAGGCCGGCTGCATCGGCCGTCCGGCGTCCTGCGACCACAGTTCGGCACCGGTCACGGCATCGGTGATCCGGCCGGTCAGGATGCCCAGGTTCGGGTCGGCCAGCGCGGGGGCCAGCGCCGCGGCCAGGCCGTCCGGGGTCGGTTCGGGCGCCGAGTCGCCGAGCGGACGCACGCCCGGATCCGCCGTCACCGGAGCCGGCAGCGGTTTGATCGCGGCGTCGCTGGTCGAGGCGCCGCCGGACAGCAGCGCCGCGGCAGCCACCACCGCGGCCACCACGAACAGGACCGCGACACCGATCAGCACATGGGTGGATCGCCGCCACCGAGTGGGCCGCATACCCCTCCCTCACGTCGATGCGCCAAGCCACCTCTGTAGAGCAGCGTATCGCTCGTTTAGTGTTGAGCCCCGTCGTCACCCGACGACCCTTGACTTCAGCACATTCGTAAGGAGCCGAACCGGTGCAGTTCGATGTGGTCATCGAGATCCCGAAGGGTTCACGAAACAAGTACGAGGTGGATCACGAAACCGGGAAGATCAAGCTCGACCGGTACCTGTTCACCCCGATGGCCTATCCGGCCGACTACGGATTCATCGAGGACTCCCTCGGCGAGGACGGCGACCCGCTGGACGCGCTGGTTCTGCTGCCCGAGCCGGTGTTTCCCGGGGTGGTCGTGGAGGCCCGGCCGGTCGCGATGTTCCGGATGACCGATGAGGCCGGCGGCGACGACAAGGTGCTGTGTGTGCCGGCCGGCGATCCGCGCTGGGATCACATCACCGACCTGGCCGATGTGCCGTCCGCCGAACTGGAGGCGATCAAGCACTTCTTCGTGCACTACAAGGACCTGGAGCCGGGCAAGTACGTCAAGGCCGCCGACTGGGCCGGCCGCGCCGAGGCCGAGGCCGAGGTGCAGCGGTCGTTCGAGCGGTTCGCGGCCACACAGCACTAGCGGTTCACCGCTGAACGCCGCCAGCGGCCCCCGGCGCGACACCGGCCGCCTCATCAGGCCGTTTCGGCCGGCCGCTTAGTAGCTTGGTAGCCGTGGCGCGCCCTGGAATTCCCGATCAGTACCTGCTGTCGACCAGCGCCCCGCCGCCCCGCACCCTCATCGACATCCTCTACGACACCGCCGCCCGTTTCCCGGACGCCGCGGCCATCGATGACGGCACGGTGGCGCTGACCTACCGCGAGCTGATCGCCGACATCGAGGACAGCGTCGAGTGGCTGGCGGCCCGCGGTATCGGCCGCGGCGACCGGATCGGCATCTGTATGCCGGCCGGCAGCTACGCGCTCTACGTCGCGATCCTGGCCACCATGGCCGCCGGCGCGGCGTACGTGCCGGTGGACGCCGACGATCCACCCGAATACGTCGATCTCGTGTTCCGGGAGGCCGCGGTGGTCGCGGTGCTCACCGAGGCCGGCATGGTGCGCGGCCCCGGCACGTCACGTGGCTGGCGCGCCACCCGGCCGCTGGCCCGCGACGACGCGTGGGTCAGCTACACCCCGACCGGCTCCGGGACGCTGCAGGGGGTGGCGGTGACGCACCGCAGCGCCGCCGCGTTCGTCGACGCCGAAGCGCAACTGTTCCCGGCCACCGGGCCGCTCGGGCCCGGCGACCGGGTACTGGCCGGATGGCCGGTGGTGCTGGACGCCTCCTGTGCGGAGATGTGGCTGGCCTGGCGGCACGGGGCCTGTCTGGTGCCGGCGCCGCCGACGCTCATGCGCAGCCCCGCGGACCTGGGCGCATGGCTGGTGTCCCGCGACATCACCGTGGTGTCCACGGCGCCGTCGACGGCCGCGCAGTGGCCGCCGGAGGCGTTCGAGTCGGTGCGGTTGCTGCTGCTCGGCGGCGAGGAGTGCCCGCCCGAGCTGGCCGAGCGGCTGACGACGGCGGGTCCGGAGGTGTGGAACACCTACGGCCTGCCCGAGACCACGGTGGTCGCCTGCGCGGCCCGGCTCTCCCCGCACGGCCCGGTGCGCATCGGGCTGCCGTTGGCCGGCTGGGATGTGGCCGTCGTCGACGGCGAAGGGGTTCCGGTCGACACCGGCGAGGTCGGCGAGCTGGTCATCGGCGGGGTGGGGTTGGCCCGCTACACCGACCCGTTCCTCGACGCCGAGAGATTCGCGCCGATGCCGACACTGGGTTGGACGCGGGCGTATCGCAGCGGCGACCTGGTGCGGTTGGAGCCCGATGGCCTGTATCTGGTCGACCGCACCGGTGATCGGGTCGAGGTGAACGGGCGGCGGGTCGACCTCGGCGCGGTCGACGCCGCGTTGTCGCGGCTGTCCGGAGTCAGCGGTGGCGCCGCCGCGGTCCGCCCGGGCGCCGCCGGCGCCCCGGTGCTGGTCGGCTACCTCGCCGGCCCGCACCCGGACTTCGACCTGACGGAGGCGCACGCCGAACTGGCGCAGAAACTGCCGGCGGCGCTGCTGCCGTCGCGGCTGGTGTTGCTCGACCAGCTGCCCACCGGCAGGCGCGGCGTCGTCGATCGGGCGGCGTTGCCGTGGCCGGTGGACGGCCCGGCCGGCGACACGCCCGAACTGGACGGCACCGCGGGCTGGCTGGCCGGGGTGTGGCGGGAGGTGCTCGGCGCGCCCGTGCACGGCCCGGATGCCGATTTCTTCGCACTCGGCGGCGGGTCGCTGTCGGCCGCGCGGCTCGTGGCTTCGCTGCGGCGGCGCTATCCGCAGGTCACCGTCGCTGACGTGTACGACCATCCACGGCTCGGGGCGCTGGCCGCGTACCTCGACGGCCTGCAGACGCCGGGCCGACCCCCGGAGCGGACGGTGCGACCCACCCCGCGGTTGACGCAGACCGCGCAACTGCTGGCGGCGCTGCCGCTGGCGGTGTGGACCGGGCTGCCGTGGCTGGTGTGGCTGGCGTTGGCCAACAACGTCGCCGCCGCCTGGCAGCTGGTGGACTGGACGGTGCCGCTGAACTGGTGGTGGATCGTCGCGGGCCTGGTGTTCGTGGTGTCCCCGCCGGGCCGGATGGGCGTCGCCGCCCTGGCCGCGCGGACGCTGCTGTCCGGTCTGGAACCGGGCAGCTACCGCCGCGGCGGTGCGGTGCAGCTGCGGGTGTGGCTGGCCGAGCGGCTGTCCGCGACGAGCGGCGCCCAGCATCTGGTCGGCACGCCGTGGCTGGTGTTCTACGCCCGCGCGCTGGGCAACAGGATCGGCAAGGGGGTTGATCTGCACTCGGCTCCCCCGGTGACCGGGATGTTGACGCTCGGGCACCGCTGCGCGGTGGAACCGGGGGTCGACCTGTGCGGGTACTGGGTCGACGGTGACGCCTTCCATGTCGGCCCGATCCGGATCGGCGACGACACCGTGGTCGGCGCCCGCTCCACGGTGCTGCCCGGCGCCGTCATCGGCGACAACGTCCGGATCGCCGCCGGCTCCGCGGTGCTCGGCAGCGTCGGCGACAACCAGTTCTGGCGGGGGTCGCCGGCCCGCAAGGCCGGCGCCGTCGGCCGGTCCTGGCCGGAGCAGCGGCCGGCGCGCAGCCCACTGTGGGCCGTGGTGTTGGCGCTGTCCGGCCTGCTGGCCGCCGCGTTGCCGCTGACCGGGGCCGTGGCGGCGCTTGCGGTGCTGGGTTGGGCGGTGCGCGACACCGCCTCCCTGGAGGCGGCGCTGGTCCCGGCGCTGATCTGGCTTCCGGCCGCCGCGGCGGCGGCGCTGGGCGCCTATGCGCTGGTGACGGTGCTCGGGGTGCGGCTGCTGGCGGTGGGTTTGCGGGAGGGCCACCACCCGGTGCGCAGCCGGGTGGGCTGGCAGCTGTGGGCCACCGATCGGCTGATGGATGCCGCCCGCCGCTACCTGGTCGTCGTCTACGACGGTCTGCTCACCGCCGCCTGGCTGCGGGTGCTGGGCGCGAAGATCGGCCGCGGCGCGGAGATCTCGGCGGTGCGGCTCATCCCGAAGTTCACCGAGGTGGGCGACGGTGCGGTGCTGGCCGAGGACGCGACGGTCGGCTGCTTCCGGCTCGGCGGCGGCTGGATGCACGCCGCCCGGACCACCGTCGGCCGGCGTGGGGTGCTCGGAATCTCCGGTGTCGCCGAACCCGGCCACCGGGTGCCCGACGACGCGGTGATCGCGGCGCTGTCGGTCACCCCGCCGCACGCCGGGGCGGGGTCGTCCTGGTTGGGCAGTCCGCCGGCACGGTGGCGTCGCCGGCCCGCCGGGCATGCGGTGCACGATTCCGCGGCGCCGGCGCGGCGCACAGTGTCGCGCGGGCTGTGGGAGAGCTGCCGGCTGATCCCGGTGCTGCTGACCGTCGGCCTCGGTGCCGCGGTGTCGGCGGTGGCGCAGGCGGTGGTGCTGCGCTTCGGTTACGGGTGGGCGGTGCTGGGGGCCGGCGGCGCGGTGCTGGCCGCGGGTGCGCTGGCCGCGGTGTTGACGGTGCTCGCCAAATGGGTTGTGCTGGGCCGGATCCGGGCCGGCGAGTATCCGTGGTCGTCGGTGGTGTGGCGCACCGGTGTGTTCACCACGTTCGTGGAGACGGTGGCCGCACCGTGGTTCGCCCGGGCCGCGACCGGCACCCCGGCGCTCACCCTGTGGTGGCGGGCACTGGGCGCCCGCATCGGCCGCGGGGTGTGGTCTGAACCGTATCGGGTGACTCACCCCGATCTGGTGACGCTGGAGCGCGCCGCCGCCGTCAACCGTGGCTGCGTATTGTCGACGCAGACCGCGCACGGCTCCACCGTCCAGCTGGATTCCGTTGTGCTGGAGGAGGGTTCGACACTCGGACCGAACACGGTGGCACTGCCGGCGGCGCGGGTGGGCGCCGGCGCGACGGTCGGCCCGGGGTCATTGGTGCTGCGCGGCGACGAGGTGCCCGCACACACCCGCTGGCTGGGCAATCCGATCGCGCCGTGGCCGTCCGTGCGGCGTCGCGACGCCTCGGCCGCGAAACCGGTCAGGGAACCGGCGGCGTGACCGCCCGCCACCGAGTCTTGGGCGCGGCGCCGTTCGCGCCGGCGGCGGTGTCGCCACTGTGACCGACGCGACCCCGGCGACCGGTGCGATCACGCGGGCCAGCGTGATGCGGGTCGGTGTGGCCACCGCCCTGTCCGCGCTGTGCGGATACGCGGTGATGTACCTGGCGGCCCGCGATCTGGCGCCGGAGGGCTTCTCGGTGTTCAGCGTGTTCTGGGGTGCGTTCGGGTTGGTCACGGGCGCGGCCAACGGCCTGTTGCAGGAGGCCACCCGGGAGGTGCGGTCGGTGCGGCACACCCCCGACCCCGCGGTCCGGCGCACCCGACCGATGCTGATCGCCACGCTGGTGGCGGGGCTGGCCGCGGCCGCGATCGTCGGCACCGCGCCGGTGTGGGCCGGTCACGTGTTCGCCGAGGCCCGCCCGCTCAGCGTGCTGCTGCTGGCGGCCGGGGTGGCGGGGTTCTGCCTGCACGCCACCTTGCTGGGCATGTTGGCCGGGGTGAACCGGTGGACGCAGTACGGCTCGCTCATGGTCACCGACGCGGCCATCCGGGTGGTGGTCGCGGCCGCGACGTTCGCGGTCGGCTGGGGCCTGGTCGGGTTTCTGTGGGCGACGGTCGCCGGGGCGGTGGCCTGGCTGCTGATGCTGCTGGTCTCCCCGTCGGCCCGGCAGGCCGCCCGGGTGCGCACGGCAGGGGGCACGGTGGCGTTCCTGCGCGGCGCATCGCATTCCATCGCCGCCGCCGGGGCCAGCGCGGTGCTGGTGACCGGGTTCCCGGTGCTGCTGAAGGCGACCTACGGGGATCTGGGCGCGGCGGGCGGTGTGGTGATCCTGGCGGTGATGCTGACCCGGGCGCCGTTGTTGATTCCGTTGACCGCGATGCAGGGCAATCTGATCGCCCATTTCGTCGACGAGCGTGCGCGACGGCTGCGCGCTCTGGTGGCCCCGGTCGGGGTGGTGGTCACGGTCGGGGCGGTCGGGGTGGTGGGGGCCGGCCTGGTCGGGCCGTGGCTGCTGCGGGTGGCGTTCGGCCCCGACTATGTGGCCGACGGCTCGGTGCTGGCCTGGTTGACCGCGGCGGCCACCTCGATCGCGGTGTTGACGGTGACCGGCGCGGCCACCGTCGCGGCTGCCCTGCACCGGGCGTACGCGGTCGGCTGGGTCAGCGCCACCGTCGCCTCGACGTTGTTGCTGTTGGTGCCGTCGGCTCTGGAGACCCGCGCCGTGGTGGCGTTGCTGTGCGGTCCGTTGGTGGGGATCGGGGTGCACCTGCTCGCACTGCTCGGGCACGGGCCTGATCGACGGGCCGGGACGGCGGCTAATACCCTGCCCACATGACTTGGCTGGTGACCGGTGGCGCGGGCTACATCGGATCGCATGTGGTGCGTGCGTTGCTCGAGGCCGACCTGCCGGTCGTGGTGATCGACGACCTGTCGACCGGGCTGGAGAAGTTCGTCCCGTCGGAGGTGCCGCTGGTGCGCGGCACCCTGCTCGACGCGGACCTGGTGGCCCGGGCGTTGCGGGAGCACCGGGTGTCCGGGGTCATCCACATCGCCGGGTTCAAGTACGCCGGGGTGTCGGTGCAGCAGCCGCTGCACACCTATGAGCAGAACGTGTCGGCGATGGTGACGCTGCTCAAGGCGATGCAGGACACCGGGGTGGACATGATGGTGTTCTCGTCCAGTGCCGCCACCTTCGGCACCCCGGACGTCGACCTGGTCACCGAGACCACCCCCACCCGGCCAGAGTCCCCTTACGGGGAGAGCAAACTCATCGGGGAATGGCTGTTGGCCGACGTGGGCCGGGCGACCGGGCTGCGGCACACCAGCCTGCGCTATTTCAACGTGGTGGGGTCGGGGTCGCCGGAGTTGTTCGACGTCAGCCCGCACAACCTGTTCCCGCTGGTGTTCGACATGCTGTATCGCGGTGAGACGCCGCGCATCAACGGCGACGACTACCCCACCCCGGACGGCACCTGTGTGCGCGACTACATCCACGTCGCGGATCTGGCGCTGGCGCATGTGGCGGCGGCGCGGCGGCTGCAGGCCGGGGAACCGGTGGAGCCGGTGTACAACCTGGGCAGCGGGTCGGGCACGTCGGTGCGCGAGATCATGACCGCGATCCGCAAGGTGACCGGCGTGGATTTCGTGCCGGAGATCGCGCCGCGCAGGCCCGGTGACCCGGCCCGCATCGTCGCGTCGGGGGAGCTGGCGGCCCGGGATCTGGGCTGGCGGATGCGCCACACACTGGAGGACATGGTCAAGTCCGCGTGGGAGGCGCGGCAGCGAGCCGGAGACGCCTATCCGCGGTAACGCCCTGCCGGGGTCGTCCTGGGTGGCGCGCGCCGCGGTCGGGCTGATCGCGGCGCAGCTCGTCGTGCGGACGGTCCTGGCGTTCGGCGGCTACTACTACTGGGACGATCTGATCCTGGTGGGCCGGGCCGGAACACACGACCTGCTGTCCTGGCAGTACCTGTTCGACGATCACGACGGTCACGTCATGCCGGCCGCGTTTCTGGTGGCCGGCGTCATCACCCATCTGGCGCCGTTCAACTGGGC contains:
- the dacB gene encoding D-alanyl-D-alanine carboxypeptidase/D-alanyl-D-alanine endopeptidase; its protein translation is MRPTRWRRSTHVLIGVAVLFVVAAVVAAAALLSGGASTSDAAIKPLPAPVTADPGVRPLGDSAPEPTPDGLAAALAPALADPNLGILTGRITDAVTGAELWSQDAGRPMQPASTNKVLTAAAALLTLDRDATVKTTVLAADQRRSPGLVILRGGGDPTLSAAPPGRDTWYRDAARISDLAQQVRRSGIKVTAVQVDVGAYSGPTLAPGWDPLDIDGGDVAPIEPVMLDGGRTQPVSEESRRSHTPALDAGRALAAALDVDPATVTVLPSAYRGGTEIAAVESAPLIERLRVMMYASDNVMAETIGREVAAATGRPQSFAGAVEAVLDTLGDAGIDIDKAELFDNSGLSVDDRLTADTIDSVLAAAVGDDHAELRPLVDMLPVAGGSGTLSYRYHDTAAGRAATGWLRAKTGSLTGTNALAGIVTGVSGRVLTFTLISNDAGPMGRTALDAVAAVLRSCGCRT
- a CDS encoding zinc-dependent metalloprotease, with translation MTSERRLTVGRAVDWEFAADVGARLARPGPTTTDYTRRQAIEQLAELSRTAEVPVREVTGLIEGDEIPEARIVDRPQWIRAASASMRVMTGGATSADTNGEKSGAAAGFIAGKLTGAQTGAVLAFISSGILGQYDPFAPRGRERGADGGRAGDDPGGPRSGGELLLVYPNVIAVERQLRVVPADFRLWVCLHEVTHRVQFRANPWLAEHMSRALAVLTQDVTEEATAVIARLAEFLRNRRTYVETEPNSTGVLGLVRAVQAEPQRRALDQLLVLGTLLEGHAEHVMDAVGPAVVPTVSVIRRRFDERRQRRQPPLQRLVRALLGVDAKISQYTRGKAFVDHVVAKVGMDRFNRVWESPETLPLPAEIEEPHRWIDRVL
- a CDS encoding inorganic diphosphatase, which produces MQFDVVIEIPKGSRNKYEVDHETGKIKLDRYLFTPMAYPADYGFIEDSLGEDGDPLDALVLLPEPVFPGVVVEARPVAMFRMTDEAGGDDKVLCVPAGDPRWDHITDLADVPSAELEAIKHFFVHYKDLEPGKYVKAADWAGRAEAEAEVQRSFERFAATQH
- a CDS encoding Pls/PosA family non-ribosomal peptide synthetase, giving the protein MARPGIPDQYLLSTSAPPPRTLIDILYDTAARFPDAAAIDDGTVALTYRELIADIEDSVEWLAARGIGRGDRIGICMPAGSYALYVAILATMAAGAAYVPVDADDPPEYVDLVFREAAVVAVLTEAGMVRGPGTSRGWRATRPLARDDAWVSYTPTGSGTLQGVAVTHRSAAAFVDAEAQLFPATGPLGPGDRVLAGWPVVLDASCAEMWLAWRHGACLVPAPPTLMRSPADLGAWLVSRDITVVSTAPSTAAQWPPEAFESVRLLLLGGEECPPELAERLTTAGPEVWNTYGLPETTVVACAARLSPHGPVRIGLPLAGWDVAVVDGEGVPVDTGEVGELVIGGVGLARYTDPFLDAERFAPMPTLGWTRAYRSGDLVRLEPDGLYLVDRTGDRVEVNGRRVDLGAVDAALSRLSGVSGGAAAVRPGAAGAPVLVGYLAGPHPDFDLTEAHAELAQKLPAALLPSRLVLLDQLPTGRRGVVDRAALPWPVDGPAGDTPELDGTAGWLAGVWREVLGAPVHGPDADFFALGGGSLSAARLVASLRRRYPQVTVADVYDHPRLGALAAYLDGLQTPGRPPERTVRPTPRLTQTAQLLAALPLAVWTGLPWLVWLALANNVAAAWQLVDWTVPLNWWWIVAGLVFVVSPPGRMGVAALAARTLLSGLEPGSYRRGGAVQLRVWLAERLSATSGAQHLVGTPWLVFYARALGNRIGKGVDLHSAPPVTGMLTLGHRCAVEPGVDLCGYWVDGDAFHVGPIRIGDDTVVGARSTVLPGAVIGDNVRIAAGSAVLGSVGDNQFWRGSPARKAGAVGRSWPEQRPARSPLWAVVLALSGLLAAALPLTGAVAALAVLGWAVRDTASLEAALVPALIWLPAAAAAALGAYALVTVLGVRLLAVGLREGHHPVRSRVGWQLWATDRLMDAARRYLVVVYDGLLTAAWLRVLGAKIGRGAEISAVRLIPKFTEVGDGAVLAEDATVGCFRLGGGWMHAARTTVGRRGVLGISGVAEPGHRVPDDAVIAALSVTPPHAGAGSSWLGSPPARWRRRPAGHAVHDSAAPARRTVSRGLWESCRLIPVLLTVGLGAAVSAVAQAVVLRFGYGWAVLGAGGAVLAAGALAAVLTVLAKWVVLGRIRAGEYPWSSVVWRTGVFTTFVETVAAPWFARAATGTPALTLWWRALGARIGRGVWSEPYRVTHPDLVTLERAAAVNRGCVLSTQTAHGSTVQLDSVVLEEGSTLGPNTVALPAARVGAGATVGPGSLVLRGDEVPAHTRWLGNPIAPWPSVRRRDASAAKPVREPAA
- the galE gene encoding UDP-glucose 4-epimerase GalE, whose amino-acid sequence is MTWLVTGGAGYIGSHVVRALLEADLPVVVIDDLSTGLEKFVPSEVPLVRGTLLDADLVARALREHRVSGVIHIAGFKYAGVSVQQPLHTYEQNVSAMVTLLKAMQDTGVDMMVFSSSAATFGTPDVDLVTETTPTRPESPYGESKLIGEWLLADVGRATGLRHTSLRYFNVVGSGSPELFDVSPHNLFPLVFDMLYRGETPRINGDDYPTPDGTCVRDYIHVADLALAHVAAARRLQAGEPVEPVYNLGSGSGTSVREIMTAIRKVTGVDFVPEIAPRRPGDPARIVASGELAARDLGWRMRHTLEDMVKSAWEARQRAGDAYPR
- the tilS gene encoding tRNA lysidine(34) synthetase TilS translates to MDRPGAVAALRSALAAFERAWAGADDRWCVALSGGADSLALTAVAAELKPTTALIVDHQLQPGSAEVAQTARRQALQLGCVAARILRVQVGTAGGPEAAARTARYEALSTARGEAPVLLGHTLDDQAETVLLGLGRGSGPRSIAGMRPHDPPWYRPLLGVRRSVTVAACAELGLTPWQDPHNADPRFTRSRLRTEVMPLLEEVLGGGVAEALARTAAALREDTDALDELAARELRRVVVGGEEGGETGAATGLDARALERLPTAIRRRVIRVWLLDGGAANLSDHQIRAVDTLVTGWRGQGGVAVGSPLRRQRLIAARRDGVLRLHREPV